The genomic region GCTCGGCGCCCCGGCCGCCGAGCCGGCGCGGGACCTCCTCGTCCCCCCGCGCCCGCTGGTCGCCGGCGACGACCTCGACGAGGCGACCGCCGCCTGGATGAACGCCCGGCTCTGCGACACCCCCGTCGCGCCGTCGCTCGACCCGGTGCCGGCGGTGCCCGCCGAGGTGCCGCAGGTGTTCGCGTTCTGCGCGGGCACGCCCGAGGGCTACCCGTCGCGCGTGACCCGGGACCGTCGGGCGGCCGAAGGGGAGCGCGACGTGCTGCTGGACTGCGGCCACGACGCCCCGATGACCGCACCGGCGCTGGTGGCGCAGCTGCTGCTCGCGGCGGCCGGATCCCCGCGCGACATACATCAGACATTTGCGCCCGCCTCGGGCTAGGGTGCGGGCATGGCAGACCGACCCGACGGCGCCGGCCCGGCGTACCGCACCCTCGCGGACACCCTGCGCGCGCAGATCCTCTCCGGGGCGCTGAAGTCCGGGGACCGGCTGCCGGCCGAGCCCGAGCTCTGCGAGATGTACGGCGTCTCGCGCAGCACCGTGCGCGAGGCGCTGCGTGCGCTCGCCACCGAGCAGCTGATCGTCACCCGGCGCGGGGTCGCGGGCGGCTCGTTCGTGGCGGCCCCGCAGCCCGGCGACATCGCCGGGCTGGTGCAGTCCAGCCTGGCGCTGCTGACCGACGCCGACTCGGTCTCGGTGGACTCGCTTCTGGAGGTCCGCGAGATGCTCGAGGTCCCGGCCGCCGGGCTTGCCGCCGCGCGCCACGGCGAGGAGCACCTCGCCTCGCTCGAGGAGACCCTGTTCGACCCGCGCGGGGGGGACCCGGACGCGATGTTCGTGGCCAACCGCGACTTCCACGTCGGGCTGCTGCGGGCTGCGTGCAACCCGGTCCTCGAGGCGGTCACCGCGCCCATCTTCGGGGTGGTCTACGAGCGCTTCGTGCGCCGCCAGGCCCCCGCCCAGTTCTGGGCCCGGGTCGACCACGACCACCGCGACATCCTCGACCGGGTCCGCGCGGGCGACGTCGCGGGCGCGGAGGAGGCCCAGCGCGCCCACCTCGGCGGGCTGCGGCCGACGTACGAGCGGATCGACCGGGAGCGCCGACAAGATCGGAACAACGTTTCAAAAACCCTTGACGCCAAAACATCAGACATTTAGGGTCGGCAGTACAGACACCGACAATGGGATGGAGTGCGTCGTGGGCGTGCAGGCAGGCTGGCAGGGACGGTTCTTCGAGGACTTCGAGATCGGGGACATCTACCAGCACCCGCTGGGGCGCACCGTCACCGAGGCCGACAACATCTCGTTCTCGCTGCTGACGATGAACACCAACCAGATGCACTTCAACAGCGAGTACGCCGCGAAGTCGGAGTTCGGCAAGCCGCTGGTCGTCTCCACGCTGACCGTGGCGATCGCGGTCGGGCAGAGCGTCACCGACCTCACCCAGAACGCATTCGCCAACCTGGGCTGGGACGACATCAAGATGACCCACCCCGTCTTCGCCGGCGACACGCTCTACAGCGAGTCCGTCGTGCTGGAGAAGCGGGAGTCCTCGAGCCGTCCGCACGCCGGGATCGTGACGGTCAAGACCCGCACCCTGAACCAGACCGGCGACGAGGTCTGCTCCTTCAAGCGGATGTTCTACGTCTACAAGCGCGGCGCCGAGCAGCTGCAGGGGATCTTCCCCGAGGGCAAGAAGGCGCTCGTCGACGGCACCCCGCTGGCCGAGGGCTGAGCGGATGCGGATCACCTACGCCCCCTGGGGCGAGACGCTGGCCGAGCTGGCCGACGCCGCGCGGCGCGCCGAGGAGGCCGGCGCCGAGGTGGTGTGGGTGCCCGAGCTGCACCGCTCCGCGACGCTGAGCGCCGCGGCCATCGCCCAGGCCACCAGCACCGCCCAGGTCGGCACCGCGATCGCGCTCGCCTTCACCCGCAGC from Nocardioides sp. dk884 harbors:
- a CDS encoding alpha/beta fold hydrolase, encoding MSVFVLVHGAFRGGWAWQRVRPHLVAAGYDVHAPSLLGAGERTSYAGEVRGLDGWVDDLEGLVVAEDLRDVVLVGHSQGGIVTTALAARIPERLRCLVHLDAAVPRPGERAIDLLGAPAAEPARDLLVPPRPLVAGDDLDEATAAWMNARLCDTPVAPSLDPVPAVPAEVPQVFAFCAGTPEGYPSRVTRDRRAAEGERDVLLDCGHDAPMTAPALVAQLLLAAAGSPRDIHQTFAPASG
- a CDS encoding FadR/GntR family transcriptional regulator, whose protein sequence is MADRPDGAGPAYRTLADTLRAQILSGALKSGDRLPAEPELCEMYGVSRSTVREALRALATEQLIVTRRGVAGGSFVAAPQPGDIAGLVQSSLALLTDADSVSVDSLLEVREMLEVPAAGLAAARHGEEHLASLEETLFDPRGGDPDAMFVANRDFHVGLLRAACNPVLEAVTAPIFGVVYERFVRRQAPAQFWARVDHDHRDILDRVRAGDVAGAEEAQRAHLGGLRPTYERIDRERRQDRNNVSKTLDAKTSDI
- a CDS encoding MaoC family dehydratase, which produces MGVQAGWQGRFFEDFEIGDIYQHPLGRTVTEADNISFSLLTMNTNQMHFNSEYAAKSEFGKPLVVSTLTVAIAVGQSVTDLTQNAFANLGWDDIKMTHPVFAGDTLYSESVVLEKRESSSRPHAGIVTVKTRTLNQTGDEVCSFKRMFYVYKRGAEQLQGIFPEGKKALVDGTPLAEG